GAGCAGTGTAGGCGGCAGCAACGGGAGCGGCAATGGGTGCGGTGTAGGCAGCGGGGAAGGCGGCGCTGTGGGCGACCTGGTGAGCCGAGTAGCTGGAGGCATAAGGTGCCACATAGGCAGCGCTAccgacgacagcagcagcaggtgcgGTGTAGGCCAAAGGAGCAGCGGCCAGGATGCCAGGCttggcagcagccacagccacaacagcgAAGAAGCAGACGGCGAACTGTGGATTGGAGAGTGAGCGAATAAAGACATCAATATGAGTTGGAAAATAggcaacagcaggagcaggagcaggagcttGAGGTACTTACGAATTTCATGTTGATTGGTGTTGTTGGGGTTTTGGTTGCTGTGTAAACAGTTGAAGCTTGGAGCGTTGTTTGATGTTGAATTTGGCCAACGGTCGAGCTTATATAGTCAAAATCGAAATCCAAGCCAGCGAATGCAAAAGCGTCATGTCGCACTTCCAGGGCCTCGACTGAAGGCCGCGCTTACAAATGCAGCGAACATCGTCGTTAGCCGTTGACTCAATTTACTGTTGGTTATTgcctgttgtctgttgtctgtggACTGTTGACGCATTGGCATCTTGACAGTCGTCGTTTAATGGGCCATGTATTTGTTCGTTGTAGTCTCACATTTGGCACGTGCTGCGGCCTTTTGGTGATTTGATTAGGTTTTGCGCAAAAACCAATTGAAATGCGGCTTCCCGAGTCGCTCCACAAAAGCCATAAAccaattataaaatacaaaagtttgAGTACATCATACAAGATGTACTCACGCcaatacacgcacacacgcacacactcactcacccCTAGccacacatgcacatacaaACTCAGCTCTCGCTAAATGAAAGCTGCACCCCCTCAAAATGAGGCACAGCAATTGCTTCAGGGATGCAGAGTTGCCTCagatattaattgaaatgctgtCCAATTTAAGCAAGACAAGCAATTTAGGCATCACCCCAATtagtattttctcaaaattaaatttatctttataAATAGTGCTAGTATAACCATAAGTATATGATAAACTTTTGAAGCTGAAATCGAGATTAAAATTTATGGGCTAAACATATGTGAAGGATAACTTGGCTGCTagtttaatgattttattgattattatgcAAAAGAAGAGTAATTTtcaacattataaatattgaaaattattgtaaactatataaataattaacagcAAGGTAGTATTAcagtaattaataaataaagtatacgaACTGTTGTGTCTAAAAGAGACTAGAAGAAATAGAATAATTTTGCAAACAATCGAAaaccattttaaatgaattgccAAGTTGCAAAAGAGAAATTCCATTTGAAATTAATCGGAGTACTTGAAAGTTGCAGCCCTGATTTCGGTTGCTGCACGTAGTGATTGGCAATCTTACAACTCCCTAGGGTTAGTCTCCTGCCCTTAGAGCTCGTcctgcgtatgtgtgtgtgtgtgtggatttgGTGGCACTTTGTCATGAATAATTTGTTGAAACCACTTAAAGGCAGCAGCCGCCGTCAAATGTCGCACGCATTTCTAgacaaattcaaaacaaaatttataatagaCTTGCGCCCAGGATCCTGGGACTCGGCTGGGAGTCAGGATTGTAGAAGGCCAGCTCCGAGGTCTGTGTGGGTGCGAGAGGCGGTGTGAGTGTgcatgcgtgtgtatgtgtgtgtgcgagtgtcgCTCACGTTTTACGGCACTTGAACGACGCATTAACGCGCGCGCACAGCTGCTGtacttgttgtttgtgctgctgctgctgttgttgctgttgttgttgttgccacgcccattgcCAGACGCCTTTATTATGGCAATAAACTCAGTTCGTAAGGCTAAAGTGGCGCATATTTTACGCAGCTTTTTCCCAGTTCGCAGTTTGCACAGTTCCTAACTTGGATACGACAGCGATTGGCAAGGGGATTGCCCCGAAGATGGCAACAACGTCCAGGGCGAGGGGAAGAGGAAGAAAGGTATGAAgtaagagacagagagagagagagagagagagtgagaggtgAAGTAGCTGGCAAAAGAACTTTGTGTGAGGCAAACGGAGCGCACATATTTCTTTGCGCCTTTTTTGCgaacatttctttttaattactCGCTGCCACTTAGCCATGCcccaccagcaacagcaatggttGCCAGGGGGCAAGAGGAGAGGACTCCTTTGATAAGTTGGCAGCTGCAGCGCGAGGGTCACTTGAGAATTGCGGGTGCgccttttttgtgttgtattcaAGGATGTTGCATCAAAGCTTTTAGAGGGATTAACCAATATGTTgaatcattcattcatttgcctGCAACATGCTGCAAACTTGACAATGAAACAAGCTGTCACGCACCCACAcccacgcacgcacacacacacacacacacacacacccagagTTTTGGCCAGCTCCAAGTCAagtggcaaacaacaaatagatgttgcagccgcagctgttgtggcagctgctgttgcaccaTGATTGTGCATTTAGTAGAcgactgccacgcccaccaaaGCCCAGACTCAGCTAGCGCCCACATTTTGCGTATGCACAGTCACAAGGCAAACACTCAAAGCTAAGCGTAAAAGCGAGGGATGGAtgaaaggggaaggggaaggggaaggctCAGAGAACTGGGAAAGAAGCCCGGCAAATCCTTCAGcgacaacatcatcatcaacagcaacagcacaactTTGTTGGCATGTTATAGACACCCACTTACACCATCCCTTACACACAGCCTCACTTCCCTTTGTTGCTCCCTCTTCTGGCTTTCCTCCCCCTTCGCTTTGCCTTGTCCGTTGCCTTGCAAAATCGCGTAATTGGcatttttaagcaaaattcACGCTTCAACACTTTTTGGAGTGTGTCTAAATGCCACTGCTgtatgactgtgtgtgtgtgtgtgtacatgtgtTGGTGTGTATGGATGTCTGTTTATTtaggtgtgagtgtgtgtgttgatttgGGCTGCTGTTTGGTATTGTAAACACCTTGATATACCGTCTACCTCtcactctttctttctctctctctccctcgctcactccctcactctctctgaACAAGCGCACACTCGATACTTCTAATTAGTGCG
This is a stretch of genomic DNA from Drosophila albomicans strain 15112-1751.03 chromosome 3, ASM965048v2, whole genome shotgun sequence. It encodes these proteins:
- the LOC117569920 gene encoding vitelline membrane protein Vm26Ab-like; its protein translation is MKFFAVCFFAVVAVAAAKPGILAAAPLAYTAPAAAVVGSAAYVAPYASSYSAHQVAHSAAFPAAYTAPIAAPVAAAYTAPVAAAYSAPVAAAYTAPVAAAYTSPLTYSAPIARYAAAAPLAYSAPLAAPIAAPVLLKK